The nucleotide sequence tcctttgttcctgtgaggctgagctgggtttgtcccatacgtgccctgatgaggtgttaactgcctctctgttcttggaaaGTTTTTTGCCTgtgcttgctttaagccatggaGATACATTTtgagcctcataactatatacatgaaattataacctataacattactgtaaccaCCATGCttagtgcatcatgagccttccgaagacacccaacatgacaaactttgcattggataccacacaatcattttataaagatgaacatgcggttgtagggtgttcccccgagataCAGAGCGTCCCAGCTTGTGACTAGCAACTCCACAATATTTCCTCTGAATTGAAGCGTGTTCCACACCTCTCTAGTATTCTGAAGAGGTGGTAATTGATTCAAGGCAATCGACAATGCATGCTCAGAATATTAGGCATAAATGAGACCTCTGGTCTAAAAAAGATAGACTTGTATCCCTTGCCTGTCATGACATCGCTGTTGTTGAATAATGGAAAAACGGGATTGACCGAGCAGGCCAGGGCTCAGACCACCATCCTAGGCTCACCCATCTGCTTGGAAATGTCTGCAATGTGGAAGAGTCTGGTTCTAGAATAGGCCTCCTCAGCCATCCGCAGACTCTCCAATAACTTGAAATTGTCTTTCCTGGATTGTCCATCATCCTCAACTTCGAGGGATCGCCAACGATTGTTGAATACACTTATTTGACCTTTGGGTGGCAATCCAGCTTTTAAACTTTGTACGTGTGCATTTAAGTTCTGTATGCACAGAATAGGCCAGGTATTTATGCTTGTGGTTGGAGACCTACAGGGTCATATTTGCACAATGCCTGACTCTCATACACACAGCAGATCTGTTCCTACCTCAGACACGCCTGTAATCATCAATTCTGCATGCTGAACTTTGAATATATGATTTTAAAGCGCTCCAATTTTTAGTGCTTATTGGATTCAGTTTTATTTAGGAATCTTAGTCTGTATAATGGCATATGATGGTAGGTTTTTAGCACTAGCAATCAGTAAGGCTGAAAATTTTTACTGTGACAGATGGCTGAGACATGTGACTATTTGATACTTGCTGGAACAGTGATACTTATGTACTACTGTGTTATGGCAGATGTCTCTGGAAAGCTTAGAATTTGGGATACCACACAGAAGGAACACCTACTGAAGTATGAATATCAGCCATttgcaggaaaaataaaagatattgcctggACTGAAGACAGCAAGAGGCTTGCCGCtgtgggggaaggcagggagaagTGAGTAATTCTCAATCTACTGTAAACTATTGTGtcctaacaaaacaaaatcagtgaTGGAGAAAGCTCTCAGCTCCTCTAAGAGAAATATGTGTCGCACTCCTTGTTTAGACTTCTAGATTCGTTGTTTAGTAGCAACATTGTTTACATAGCATTTGACAGCTGCAGAACTGTGTGTAGCTTATTCACTGGGGAAGCACAATGCCATTAAAATAGACCTTTCTAGAGCATAcgacccctttttttttttttttttttttcttccttaaatgGTAGCAATTCAAGATTAGGGAGACAGGTGGAtgagatggtccaataaaagatactgccttCCACGCCATGTCTCGCTAATTCTGGGACCGACATGATTACGacactgcctgttctgttcagagggtgtggtggtttttttgttttttgggggaggggggttgttaaGCAGGGAGAACCGCAGGGATCTTAAAAACTTTAATGTTTTACAAAATGTGTtgttggggagagagaatcaCACTCACGTTTGCATCTTCCACATGAGCACAGCTAGATTTGGGGGGCAGGTAAATGCAATAAGAACATAATTCACCACCAATTGCCTCTTGTCTGTCAGGCTAGAAGTGCCTGTTGTATAGCTTCAATCGGGTACATGTGTACACTTGCTAGTACAAAAGGTTGGCAGACCTGTGAAGATGGGGACCAAATCCAGCAAGAGTGGCCTCCAGGCATAGGCCACATACTGTGTCTTAAGACTAATTACTGTTCTGTGCAAGTGGTTGGTACAGTAGCTCCTCAGTTAtggacaccttgggaatggaggttgttcgtaactctgaacaagacatTACGGACTTCAGccgctgggggcgggagggggggttgcAACTGCAGGATGGGGAGTTCAGGGTTCCAGGCATGGGTGTGGAGGTCAGGACTTCTGCCCTGTGGAAGCATCAGAGCAGGGCATTAGACCCAGAGGGagcgctggggctcagggcttcagccctgcagctctgtCCCTGGTCTCTTTCCCGTGGGGGGTGCcccatggctctgctcccagttTCAGCAGGGAGCACATCAGGGGTTTAGCTATggggggagcgctggggctgaagctgggaatggagcagTGTGGCTGAAACTAcagcactcccccctccctctttctttcttcacatctgccgcccccccccccgccccccccccccccccccccaagctctgaGCCCCAGTGTTCCCGCAGGGGAGAAGCACCAaatctttcctctcctccccccccccccccccagggcagtACAGCATTtgctgtattttttgtttttgtcgctgctgctgcctgattggtgtCCGGTTGACTGGTAATTCTGTAACTCTGGAGTTCATATctttgagattctactgtatattgACTCCTAAATTAATGCTTTGGGGAGACACCTCCTTCATTAGTTTGTTTGCTAATGTTTTAAGGGTTGGTACTGAAGAAATGTGTATGGTGACTTGCATATCAGCGTtcctatttttgtttcttttaaaatgcccAGAAGTTAGGAGAACTTAGGAAATAATAGAGCAAAGTTATTAAGGTTTCCTAACGAATCGTATTGCATTTCTAGCAAATCTAGCTTCATTTTAGAAACTTGCTGAAATGATGGTCTAGAGCTTGTTTAACTACATTACTCTGGCAGTGAGtattttttactgttttaaaaacacaaaagctGACAAAGGATTTTTCATGTGTTCTGGTAAAACTTGTTTTGTTAATGCATTGTGGTTACAGACTaactttttggggtttttttttaaatgcccctGAAATAGTAACTGCCAATGCTTGGGTATGCTAAGATTTGTCTTCTCGTCACTCAGTAGTTCGTGTCCCTCTCTCCTGTGGTTCACTGAACTGTGTCGCTATAAAACATTACAAGAAGTTATTTTGGAGATCTCTAGGTGTTGTTCAGCATAGGTGAAGTACTAATTACTTCACTAACATCTTGTAGATACCTACAGGACTTTTAAAGCAATAATCAACTGTTCTGTCCTAAATCACGTGgttagggccctgccaaattcaccaTGAAAgacgcatcacggaccatgaaatctggtctcttatgctcttttaccctatactatacagatctcatgggggagaccagcatttctcaaattgggggacctgacccaaaagggagttttaggggggttgcaaggttatatatatataaggggggggggtgcagtaTTGCCgtgcttacttctgcgctgccttcagagctggtcggccagagagcggtggctgggCACCTAGCACCTCGCTGgtagcagcatagaagtaagggtggcaataccatactatgccaccGTCTGTGCTGTTCCCTTCAGAGCTGGAGtatggtggctgctgactgagggcccagctctgcaggcagcagagaagtagtaagggtggcaataccataccatatcCTCctgtcttctgtgctgctgctggcggtagcgttgccttcagagttgggcagctgctggctgggagcccagcaccagcagcagcgcagaagtaagggtagcagtactgcaaccacCCCTACAATGACTTTgcgttctccccaccccccccccccttctttttgggtcagtacccctacaattacaccattatatctgaaatttcacaaatagctaaaataatgaaatttacaatttttaaaatcctatgactgtgaaatagACCAAAATGGATGGTGAATTTGACCCTACATATGATGGACTTGATGCTGTTTTATATTCCAGCCTTCCATACTATCCATTATCTGTTTTGTAGCAACTATCCACCTGGGACATCAGCTTGCTCCTCACAGTAAGCTTTAAGTAGTTGATCCCTTAAAATGAGATCCAAgggatatttttaatttaaaaagctttGTATATTTGCTTCTCTGCTTGGTACATGTGGCAGATGTCATCCTCTTCTGAGTTTTTGGACTCTGTCTCCTAGACAAAGGACTTGAATATCCTTTAGGGAACAATGCTGCACTTGCATGAGATTAACTAGATGACCTAATTTCTATTGTCTGCGTGCACTCTATGCAGATTACTGATGCTCAAGGAGTTAGCCTTcatgtaattttttattttatggacTATGTGTATTGTGTCATCTTTAAATAGATTTGGAGCAGTGTTCCTATGGGATACTGGCTCTTCAGTCGGAGAGATCTCTGGGCACAACAAGGTGATCAACAGCGTGGATATAAAACAAACAAGGCCCTATCGTATAGTAACTGGCAGTGATGACAATTGTGGTGCTTTCTTTGAGGGACCGCCATTCAAATTCAAGTTTACAATAAGCGTGAGTCTAACTTACTTTTCTCCTTGTGCACATAAATTCGGTTATGTCTCTGTGTTAAGTCGTATGGATGTATACTAAAAAGTCTTCACAGTTCTCCAGTACACTTAGTTTTTTGTGATACAGCTCATTGCCATAACAAAATCTTGGTTTCCAGTTTAAAATCTATTTAGCATTGAGTAGCTTTTTAAAACCCATGTTTGAAGATAATTGAAGGTCTAGCTCAAgctcagaaaaacaaaataaatgatggGTTAGAAAGGAAACTCAACTAGTTCTTCAAAACCGTATAATTTTAAGTTTAGtgtcatctcagatctgtttCTGTGCTGGCTTTCATTACCCTTTTGTGGGTTTGTAGGAAGTGTAACTGGAAACAAAATTTTCAGTATCCCATCTTGAGGAGCAGTTTGTTTCCTTCATTTAGTGCAATTTCAAAATATTCTACCATATTTCTTAACAATACTTTCAGCAGTGCCCAGTttaggggcagggggagctgtggcaggggaggggtttGGAATCTCCAAATCTCTTTAAGGGATTTGGATTCTCAATTCTAAACAGGAATTAGGCATCCAAATCCTTtgaggcagctttgaaaatgttagcctagATCTCGAAAAATGACTACTGGTTATTAAACTTGAAATTACAAATCTAACGTTCATCCTTTGCTGTTACTTTCTATCTGGACAATGAAAATAACAAGTCAGCTTTAATTTCTGGTCTGTGTTGCACTAGTGCAATGTGAAAACTTCCAAATACTGGAATGACTGTATCCAAACCATTCATATTATGTCATCCCTTAGGGAGTCTCTTGGCCTTATTACTTGGGGCCTATCTTCTTCTGGGTAGGCCTTGCCACATGGCGCTGTTGCAGATGAAGGTCCTTACCATACTAGTAGGTCTTCTTGAAAAGTTAAACCTGGCGATTAATTTTAAGGCAATTGGAAACCTATTGTTTGCATGTGGCTTAAGTTGACTTTAAACCTTAAGTTAAGTGCTTTTTAGTCCTTTTTCCATTCCAGACTTCGCAAACGAATAGTTTAGAGTGCCACAATCAGTTAAGTGACATCACTGCTGAATATTCATTTGAACTTCAGTagctactttttattttttggctctcttgcagtatgtctacactgcaagcggGGAGGGAAATTCATCAGTGAGTCTGAGAACCCAGGTCAGCTAATGCTGGCTTGTGCTATGGAGctgaaaacagcagtgtagatattcccactctggctggagcctggactcagACCTGGCAAGGTGGGGGAAGAGTCTCCGAGCCTGAGTGGAAACATCTACTTTGCTGACCCAGACTCTGAGATTCTCTGCCAGGGTTGTTAGgttttttgtagtgtagacaatccTCTTGGAGAACAAATTCCTGAAGGTTTAAATGATCACTAATAGTGGCTAGATTTGTGTATGGGCAACTCAGCCTCAGACCGTTCAGCTTTCAGTAACAGCTTCTTTAGCAAAATCCAAATCAATGAGTATTATAAGCATTGGGCATAAAATTGATGCATTTCTCTGATTATTATGGGTGGAATTCAGCTCACCTGCAGAAGCCTGATTCCTAAGGCTTTATACATATGAAATGACCAGATGTGGGGGGGTGGAGACAAAATAGCAATCCTGAATGGGATGGGGGCTGTCGTTCAGCCTTCTTCCCTCCTAACCAAAGCCATGGCGATTACTTCTAATCGGATTTGTATGCTGCATTAAAGCTATTTGAACTGCAGAACCATGGATCCTGTGGTTGCTCTTGACCTATCTCTGTCACCCTCCATGCTTACCTATGCTGGACGGTGCAGAAGTTTCCACTGTCGGCCTCTTCCTCACAGCCAGTCTGTGGCTTGAGTAGGGCGGAGAGTCTCTTGCTTGAAAATTTCACTGTAAATGAATGGGTCTCATGGGGATCAAGTAACTTATATGAGATGTCTTTAAAAAGCTTTTCTGTTTTTGGCTGGGTGCTAATTGCTGTCTCCTACAGGACCACAGCCGTTTTGTTAACTGTGTGAGGTTCTCTCCTGATGGGAACAGATTCGCTACATCTAGTGCAGATGGCCAGGTAAAAATGAGCTGCCACCTTGATATCCacgtgtgggggaggggaataattGTGAGTTACACGCTCTTTGAGGGGGATGGGGTTTTGGGGAGCAGTTCCACAGCCTACATACTGATTCTCTTTACTGTGAGAAAACAGACTTAAGAACTGTCATTATCCTCCCATGATACTGCTGCAACAGCAGCTGTTCTACAAAAACCTAATGCTGCTCCTATCAGACTGCACCTGTTTATCTCTCTTCCTGCTGCACCTCCCCAACGCAGGTTACCTATCTGCTGGGGGGATGACACCCCTGCCTACAGCTTTTAGCGGCCAGGCTTTCTTCAGACTCAAAGGAAAATATCCCCAAATTCTCAAATTCACTATGGAAAGGCTTGATCTTGTGCCACCACGTAGCCGTGCTGGTGCTTCCACTGCTAGACTCCTTGCACTGGCTGAGAAGGTGGGTGCAGTATAAATGATTAGGTAAGAGCCTACCTCTATACAATTTTATCAGCTTAGGAGGTTGAGAATGACAACAGCACTGTTGCCATGGATAGCTCCTTGCATATGGGCAGATTCCAATGACTAGCAGGGAGCTGCGGCTATCACAGTAGGAGCCATAAGCATAATACTTTCCAGTATTTCAGATGTCAGAATTCCTGCATGGAACAGCTTGCTGCTTTTATTTAGAATGCCTGAACATCCTCTGGTACCTTAATATTTAATATACAAGTATGCATTTGTCTTGAAGACTTAACTTGACATTTACAAAGTTACTTTTATGCCTGCAGCAAAGAGTTAGCTGTATATATAATACATTTTGGAGATTGTATATTGTGCAAGCCTTCCTCTAATTGTCTGTCACTTTGTATAATATgcttatgtgatttttttttttaaagatttttgtctATGATGGGAAGACTGGAGAGAAAGTTTGTGCTCTGGGTGGAAATAAGGCTCATGATGGAGGCATTTATGCTGTAAGTATTTTTTGTGTTTCATAACTGCAGCACAAAAAATATCTTATACTGTTGTCGCTGGAAAGTGCACTCGGTATACTAAGGCAGGTACTTGTTTTTACAGATTAGCTGGAGCCCTGATAGCAGTCACTTGCTTTCTGCTTCTGGAGACAAAACTGCTAAAATCTGGGATGTTGATGCTAACTCTGTTGTCAGTACGTTTAACATGGGATCAGATGTTCTGGATCAGCAGTTGGGTTGCTTGTGGCAGAAGGACCACTTACTgagcctctccctctctggttACATTAACTATTTGGATAAGAATAACCCAAATAAGCCTCTACGTGTCATAAAGGTATGGTGACCCTGATCACGCTGCAGCAACCTTCTTCTACACATAGTTTGGTTTTAGCAATAATCTGTTTGGGAATAGTAACTGTTCCATTAAAATGTGGCTGTAAAGAATCTCTTTGAACCATCAAGCTTGGATATTGCTGAGCGTATCACTGACTAACACCTGAGTCATAACAGTCAAATATAGTAGTTATACTTCGTGCAAATGTGTAGGTGAGTAATGGTCTTAATTATGCTAATAAAATAGCTTACTTCCACACTAGTTTTTAAACATGCTTAAGATTACACTAAAAGAATCCTGAGTTAGAATACCACCCATGGGCATCTTATTTCATCGTCCTGCAAGTGCTAACTGTTATGAACATGGAGATATGGTTCATTATGTCATCAAGCTCTAATATTAGGAATTATTTGGCAGGGTGACAAAGCAATCCCATGGGAGCTTACATTTTACCTGAACTAGAAACCTGtgtcctagatttttttttttttttttttaactattgtTGCTGTAGTTCTGGCAACCAGTAGGTGTAGGTGACCATATTTGATCATCTTGTAAACACTGAACTTGCTTATGATGGAACATAACACATATGCGTGGAAAGGGTCCTAAGGAGATCTCTGTCCAAAAATAAGTGTGTACCTATTCATATTACAGAATATTTAATTCTTCAGAATTTGTATGAAAATGTCAGTACTGTAacactttttttaatgtattgattCCTTGAAACAGACCTAGACAGCTCGTCATTTGAACTTTGAGATTGAACAAAGACCAAAACCAAGATGTGATGTTACTTTCTAAATCTTACCAGTTACACTTTGTGAATAGATTGCTTTTCTTTTAGTTTGAATAACTGAAAAATGAATTGCCCACTAATTATATTCTCTCACAGGGTCATAGTAAATCAGTTCAGTGTCTGACCGTGCATAAAAATGGTGGAAAATCCTATATTTACTCTGGAAGTCATGATGGACACATTAATATCCTTTCTGGTGATCAAATGGTGTTGTTATAGTCCCACTTCTCTTTAAGATGGGTATGCTACTTTCTAGGAACTTTTTAAATCCCTTTACTGAAGACAAGATAACTTCCTCTGACATTCCTGAATAAAATTGTATTGCTGAACCAAATTACTGCTAACTTGTACTATGCATGGCACTTACCTGTAATCTTTACCATTCTCTTAATAACTTGCTTTCCTGATACCACAGTAGTCTTACCTGAATCCCTATTAAcattcataagaacagccatactgagtcagaccaaaggtccatccagctcagtatcctgtcttcaatagtggccagtgccagtgcttcagagggaatgaacagaagaggtaatccaGTCATCCCTAAACTGAAAGGATTATGAACTCCTTGTTGCTCTGCCTCTGGGCTTATATACTAATAAGCATAGCTTTCTGCATTGTTCTCAGAGCTGCAAGTTTCTCACCACCTTATCATGGCCTTAATTTTTATCCTCATGAGTGGGTGACAGTCTTACCGTTACTGTTCCTTATCTAGCCAGTGTCTCAAGCATTATCAGGTCCCCAGCCCCCAGAGAATTTGCACATCTATTAATTATAtaataatcccagttcccactGGTCTGTGGAGCAATAAACATGGAATGCGATCTAGGGTGTGGGTCAGGGTGTAGTCAGTGGGTCAGCCTGCGagagtttttggttttgttttttgtagagCTGAACACCATTAGCTTTTTCTGTAACAGGCAAATGTGAGTTTATACAATTCTTTTATATATTCCCTTAAACAACATGTGATGTATAATACATTTACGCTCCTTGTGAACATAATGCGCACACTAACTGCATTATCTTTTTGGCAAATATATGAAGCAAACTTGAAGGCTTGCTGAGGAAGAAGCCCTCATGGTGATAACACGTCAGATTGACTAGTCCCTTGTGTAAAAACCACTCATTTTACTTTTCCTATCCGTATCCATCTTGGAAAGTGTTGCTTAGGCATTGAGACCTAACACTAAatgatttgttgttgtttgccAATACTTTTTTTACTGTTCTAAAATGgttattcaaattattttatttagttcCTTTATGGAATACTTGAGTCAGTGTTCGTTTTCATTATCTGGAATTGGGAGTTGGAACTCCTAGTTTTTCTGCAAgcctttttcctcccctttctcccccccccccaactcctaaGAAAAATTTTCTTAATTCTACTTTGCACATTATTGGGATTCCGAAACTGGGGAGAATGATGACTTTTCTGGAAAAGGACATACAAACCAGGTTTCTAGAATGGCTGTGGATGAATTGGATCAGCTGGTCAGTTGCAGTATGGATGACACTGTGCGTTATACTAGCCTAACCAAGAGAGACTACAGGTTAGTGAGGCTACCATATTTGGTCGTGTTTGAATGTATTGGGTTGTGTTTTTTGTGTTGCATCAGGAGAATTTCACTGGTACAGTGTGGGATGCTGAATAGCTTCATCATACAACTTGAGAAAATTTTTCAAGTTACCATGAAAATCCTAGAAATGCTTGCAATACCCAACTTGCTTTATCTGTGAAACAATagtcatttaaatttttttcttctacCTACATAAGACTAATTTagtattttctgattttatttttattttttaggcaGCCAGATATATCTGTCTTGTATTGCATGACTTTTATAGGGTTTTGCCTTCACTAGATAGGATATAGATATATCAGAGAGAGAGCGTGCTTCAGCTCTTACAGTGTACTATAAAGCCACGTATCAGAGGAAAACAAGCTCTGAGATTCTTTTTGGAAACCATTCTTTCCCCTGTGGTTACACCAATCCTGCCTCCTCGGGAGATGAGTCCTTTTAGGATTACCCAGTCTATCTCTATCTCTCTGAAGTTAAATTAAGATGAATTAAGGTCACTTTTTAATTCTGAATCGGAGTATCCCCATGAGAACTTAATGTGGGTAAAGTAATCcactttaaaaattttaaaacaggtTAATTTTCTCAagtgtccccatgtagataagccctaattTCTAAGACTGGAATCCAGCTGTAGATCATGATTGTGAATCTGCATATTGCAGACCTGAAGACTTATTTCATGGTAACTTTTCAAGGATCTCTCAATGGCTGACTATTGAATTGAGACTTGTACATGAATAAAATAAAGACACGGAAAAGcaatttgtatttttcttttcagtggcCAGGATGTTGTAAAAATGGATGTCCAACCAAAATGTTTAGCTGTTGGTCCTGGTGGATATACAGTAGTTATATGCATTGGACAGGTGAGTATCAGGATAATAtctgggtctgtctacacagcaactagacccctacagctggcctgggccagccaactagggcttgtggggctcgggctgcagagctgtttcactgctgtatgGACTTctaagccctgtgagcccaagtcaactggtacgggccagctgcaggggtCTGGTTGTGTAGACATGCCTTGTGTAACCTATACAGTATTTAATGCTCTGAGTATGTCATTGGTACGCTAAGaaatttttaaaacttatttcagTGGGGGATTCTATGTTGGTAGAGGCAGCTGTCAATGTGGATCAGCTGTTAATGTTAGCCCATGGTAGCACTTACACAGCACCttactatttttaaattctgtacaAACATAACTAAATCAAAGAATCTGCTGGTGTAAGACTTGTCTAAATACAGTGTTggcactgattattttttttaaatcagcttgtTATCTATTTTAAATTGGTGCAGACCTCTAGTGTGGATGCATTACACCAGTATCAGGGTATACCTGCATCCATACTATGGGGTTGCACCAAACTTTAAAACTGGTAGAAAAGCGAAGTTTGTTAAATCAGTGCCTGAACTGTATGTAGCCATACGCCTCTAATGAGGTCATTGGATTTAGTGGCCTAAAAAGGCTGAGTCAACATGAAAATCTACCTGAAATTTGAATCCAGTGTTGATTACAGCAGTGTTGGTTTCTTCTTTAATGTGTTTTCCTCCTTTTGGTGGGTGTgtgtgaacattttaaatatggaAGGTAGCTTTTTCTGTTAATGAGCAGGAGCAAATACATATCTAACCTTCTAGCTCATACAATGATTATACGGATGTAAAACCAAAATCCCAATAGATACTTAacatctttaaataaaataaaaaaaattggaagggaGATTATTGCTAATATAAGAAACACAAAATCATTAGTCGCTGATAACTATATTGGATATGGTCAGTGTAACAGTTTTAGGACCTTGGTCAGTAGTAAAAGTATAGAAGCAGGGACTAGTTCTCCTCTTAGTCTCTTGCTTAAACATTTGTTACTTTTGGCAGGCTAGTCCACTTACGCTGTTATATCAATCTTTGGTGTACAGCTTGCTTATCACCTGGCACCATAGATATGGATCTCTTGGCTATTGTTGGAGCACACTCTACGATAGTTGGAGGATTACTCAAGCTCCTCAGCATGATTCAAATGAAGCAGAACCAAAGATCCTTGTTTCTTCAGGGATGTGTCTGTTTAAAACCACACTTACATTAATGGGTATCAAAGGCCATggaaggctgagcctccccaaacagccttgcaTGGCCCCATGCACACTCAGCCCCCAGACCTCTTCCTGCTTCCTggtgctgtgctgtggggggctCTTCCCCTGCGGCTGGGACTAATGGAGGGCCAGCCTGCGCTCCGGGGGGCggcaggttgggggagggagggcctctgggctctggcaggaggggcggggcctcaggcaaaAAGGGTGAGCTGGCCACTTGCTTCCCCGAGCCCAGGGTTCACCAGCCACCCATACTTACATTCCTTTGCAATGCTTTTGACTAATAAGGATGTGGGTTGAACTTTCATGATCTCAACTGCATCATCCAAACTATTTGTTTTTAGTTATGATTTGCCTCTAATGGGAAACTGTAACTGGACAGGAAAATGACCCTTTGCACATGATATTAACAGCCTGTACTTTGTAATTCAGTCATCCCAACAAAAGATAGTAGGC is from Chelonia mydas isolate rCheMyd1 chromosome 4, rCheMyd1.pri.v2, whole genome shotgun sequence and encodes:
- the WDR1 gene encoding WD repeat-containing protein 1, which produces MPFESKKVFASLPQVERGVSKIIGGDPKGNNFLYTNGKCVVIRNIDNPAIADIYTEHAHQVVVAKYAPSGFYIASGDVSGKLRIWDTTQKEHLLKYEYQPFAGKIKDIAWTEDSKRLAAVGEGREKFGAVFLWDTGSSVGEISGHNKVINSVDIKQTRPYRIVTGSDDNCGAFFEGPPFKFKFTISDHSRFVNCVRFSPDGNRFATSSADGQIFVYDGKTGEKVCALGGNKAHDGGIYAISWSPDSSHLLSASGDKTAKIWDVDANSVVSTFNMGSDVLDQQLGCLWQKDHLLSLSLSGYINYLDKNNPNKPLRVIKGHSKSVQCLTVHKNGGKSYIYSGSHDGHINYWDSETGENDDFSGKGHTNQVSRMAVDELDQLVSCSMDDTVRYTSLTKRDYSGQDVVKMDVQPKCLAVGPGGYTVVICIGQIILMKNKKKCFAIDDPGYEPEVVAIHPGGGTAAVGGLDGNVHLYSIQGTSLKIDEKTLQAKGPVTDLAYSHDGAFLAVCDANKVVTVFSVADGYAEHNIFYGHHAKIVCLAWSPDNEHFASGGMDMMVYVWTLSDPETRVKIPDAHRLHHVSSLAWLDEHTLVTTSHDASVKEWSVSYK